In Solanum pennellii chromosome 7, SPENNV200, the following are encoded in one genomic region:
- the LOC114073897 gene encoding uncharacterized protein LOC114073897 has protein sequence MEKFVSILIKHGGKWNSSGKYVDFEMEGILYDTSTLYTGLVNSIVTQLNIEENLNSVEIKYIVSEMCPPIKIHNDVGVKVYLDQMRVNLDFFTKYPLCITLKDCGQYNECHRVIVNDIINSDVRLSQNNIDLYSNNSIRLIGMDLDGVVNDNNEVDNDIICDHSNLFVAENNIYNNKETLKEVMRHVGLVEKFSFRVARCNSSNYHLHCISKSCSWMMRASSLNKSSLFKVRKYIAQHTCCVRERVYARRQGITDVVAVLIMDNYIDPSKVYTPKDVADDMLKLHGVSLTYIQAWRAKEKAVKLVRGDPAESYARLPGYFYILEQTYPGSVLKIKRNEDDTFLYAFVALEACIRGWEYCRPIVVVDGAALKCSYGGTMLTASTLDPGGHILPLAYAIVDSENDASWTWFFEQFREAYGVRQNMCFM, from the exons atGGAGAAATTTGTTTCgattttaattaaacatggtggcAAATGGAATTCATcag GGAAATACGTCGACTTTGAAATGGAGGGCATCCTATACGATACTTCTACTCTTTATACTGGTTTAGTTAATTCTATAGTAACTCAGCTAAACATAGAAGAAAATCTAAATTCTGTTGAGATAAAGTATATAGTTAGCGAAATGTGTCCAcctataaaaattcataatgatgtTGGGGTAAAGGTTTATCTAGATCAGATGAGGGtgaatttggatttttttacaaaatatccaTTAtgcatcactttgaaagattgTGGGCAGTATAACGAATGTCATAGAGTTATAgttaatgatataataaattcTGATGTTAGATTATCACAGAATAACATAGATCTATACTCCAACAATTCTATCCGTTTGATCGGAATGGATTTAGACGGAGTTGTCAATGATAATAATGAAGTAgataatgatataatatgtgatcattctaatttatttgtagctgaaaataatatttataataataaagaaaccCTTAAGGAAGTTATGAGGCATGTGGGACTTGTTGAGAAGTTCAGCTTTCGGGTTGCACGTTGTAATTCATCTAA TTATCATCTGCATTGTATTTCTAAGAGTTGTTCTTGGATGATGAGGGCATCTAGTTTGAATAAATCTAGTTTATTCAAAGTTCGGAAGTATATTGCTCAGCATACATGTTGTGTTAGAGAAAGAGTTTATGCCAGACGTCAAGGGATAACTGACGTTGTAGCTGTATTGATAATGGATAATTATATTGATCCATCTAaggtatatactccaaaggatgtAGCTGATGATATGTTGAAATTGCATGGTGTTTCGTTGACATACATACAGGCATGGAGAGCTAAAGAAAAAGCAGTAAAGTTGGTGCGAGGAGATCCAGCAGAATCTTATGCAAGATTACCTG gttatttttacattttggaGCAAACATATCCAGGAtctgttttgaaaataaaaaggaatgaagatgatACATTTTTATATGCATTTGTTGCTTTAGAAGCATGTATTAGGGGCTGGGAATATTGTAGGCCAATTGTAGTTGTTGATGGTGCTGCATTAAAATGTTCATATGGTGGTACAATGTTAACTGCAAGCACATTGGATCCGGGAG GTCATATACTTCCGTTGGCGTATGCGATAGTAGATTCTGAAAATGATGCTTCATGGACATGGTTCTTTGAGCAATTTAGAGAAGCATATGGAGTTAGACAAAATATGTGTTTTATGTAA
- the LOC107026552 gene encoding uncharacterized protein LOC107026552 — protein sequence MSEGEGSSNRVPTFFQIKHPFQNHNGFDVPDEMIEEFNKWVFKDVSTRRGRKAAYSKIKNSFHPQMDFGVVKIGEKDFFHIMSQPGRPWEDGHINTIMYYLRKKAKYSQNVTSYSTVDCWFMAWVDNIEKQWRQSQCDMRCISPDHDVGQCIRGYKLLANIPWDRVDEVIIPVNINDKFHWFLVVFRIKSRCLYVYDSMMGGSVHSRKVKEAVDKLATMIPLFLTSTGFYGKRLDLYANNLPDYQQKSHSEPLSIKNVTHVPQQEESSNDCGLYTSLFAEYMSNGVFDMSHIDIDSSYHRQRYATLLWHYGKSKNDEGAISESEVTGTVASKKGGPRTHKEQVMDTTNYPTPKFRIRK from the exons ATGTCGGAAGGAGAAGGCAGTTCAAATAGAGTACCTACAttctttcaaatcaaacatCCATTCCAAAATCACAATGGATTTGATGTACCAGACGAAATGATTGAGGAGTTCAATAAATGGGTTTTCAAAGATGTGTCGACCAGACGTGGCAG AAAAGCAGCTTATTCCAAGATTAAAAACtcatttcatcctcaaatggactTTGGCGTTGTCAAAATCGGAGAGAAAGatttttttcacataatgaGTCAACCGGGTAGACCTTGGGAGGACGGG CATATCAATACAATAATGTATTATCTCCGAAAGAAGGCAAAATACTCCCAAAATGTCACTTCTTACAGTACTGTTGATTGTTGGTTTATGGCATGGGTTGATAACATTGAGAAACAGTGGAGACAATCACAATGTGACATGAGATGCATATCACCGGACCATGATGTTGGACAATGCATTAGAGGATATAAGCTGCTTGCTAACATTCCGTGGGATAGGGTTGATGAAGTAATCATCCCAGTCAACATCAATGACAAATTCCACTGGTTTCTTGTTGTATTCCGAATCAAAAGTAGATgtctatatgtatatgattcGATGATGGGAGGATCTGTTCATTCAAGGAAAGTCAAAGAAGCCGTTGATAAGCTTGCAACCATGATTCCTTTATTTCTGACGAGCACAGGTTTTTATGGCAAAAGGCTTGATTTGTATGCGAATAATCTCCCTGATTATCAACAGAAGTCTCACTCTGAACCTCTAAGTATCAAGAATGTTACACATGTTCCTCAACAAGAAGAAAGTTCAAA TGATTGTGGTTTATACACATCTCTTTTTGCTGAATACATGAGCAATGGAGTTTTTGATATGTCACATATTGATATTGATTCATCATATCATCGTCAAAGATATGCAACATTACTTTGGCATTATGGGAAATCAAAGAATGATGAAGGCGCAATCAGTGAAAGTGAAGTTACAGGAACAGTTGCTAGCAAGAAGGGTGGACCTCGAACTCACAAAGAACAAGTTATGGACACCACCAATTATCCTACTCCAAAATTCCGTATCAGGAAGTAG
- the LOC107025015 gene encoding uncharacterized protein LOC107025015 — MGRIDQIDTRIRPYLFDIGYSKWSRAYSNCKRTWTMTSNIAESLNNVNRLARRLPVISLLEFMRVTIQRWIHKHNEEADKTTSNLTKKYDVYLQKSITLSCNMRVIPSTVDLHAVAEGAKKYIVNLNTRMCSCGRFQHYEIPCGHAIAVLRYRKLHEADFCSAFYSLKNFKDAYAIPVEPIPCESTWDIPSYISDPKLMPPGQKRAAGRPKLERWKGFADVKFKKTKSTCSRCHQVGHNRKTCSNYPVQKQ, encoded by the exons ATGGGAAGAATAGATCAGATAGATACGCGAATACGACCATACTTGTTTGATATTGGTTATAGCAAATGGTCAAGAGCTTACTCGAATTGTAAGCGCACATGGACGATGACTTCAAACATCGCGGAGTCATTGAATAATGTTAACAGATTAGCACGGAGGTTACCGGTGATTTCACTTCTTGAGTTTATGAGGGTGACAATTCAGAGGTGGATTCACAAGCATAATGAGGAGGCTGATAAGACTACATCTAATctgacaaaaaaatatgatgtttATCTACAGAAAAGTATTACGTTGTCGTGCAATATGAGG gTGATACCTTCAACTGTAGATCTGCATGCTGTAGCTGAAGGAGCAAAGAAATACATAGTAAATTTGAACACAAGGATGTGTAGTTGCGGAAGATTTCAACATTATGAGATACCATGTGGTCATGCAATTGCTGTTCTCCGTTACAGGAAGTTACATGAAGCAGATTTCTGTTCTGCTTTTTATAGCCTCAAGAATTTCAAAGATGCTTATGCCATTCCTGTCGAGCCTATCCCGTGCGAGAGTACATGGGATATACCAAGTTATATTTCAGATCCTAAATTGATGCCGCCTGGTCAAAAAAGAGCAGCAGGAAGACCCAAACTTGAACGGTGGAAGGGATTCGCAGATGTGAAATTCAAGAAGACAAAAAGCACATGCAGTAGATGCCATCAGGTTGGACACAATAGGAAGACTTGTTCAAATTATCCTGTACAAAAACAATGA